One window from the genome of Paramisgurnus dabryanus chromosome 24, PD_genome_1.1, whole genome shotgun sequence encodes:
- the prkar2ab gene encoding protein kinase, cAMP-dependent, regulatory, type II, alpha, B, whose amino-acid sequence MSAEVPVGLTDLLMGFTLEVLKQRPTDLLEFAVQHFTRLRERRSPVRASGRSPVTRGDAFDRGSAATDSTEDDDDEEEDAFPEDFTFKPPPTSKCNRRVSVCAEAYNPDEDEDDGVESRVVHPKTEEQRCRLQDACRETLLFKTLEQDQFNEVLDSMFEVLVKPHECIINQGDDGDNFYVIERGVFDIMIEKDGVTRCVGQYENKGSFGELALMYNTPRAATIIATQDGALWALDRVTFHRLIVKTNAKKRRMYESFIESVPLLRSLQLSERMKLVDVLGMKSFKNGEQIIKQGDEADCFYIVESGEVKIMIKSKTKAGQRVNEEVEIARCTTGQYFGELALVTNKPRAASVYAFGETRCLVIDVQAFERLLGSCKEILKRNISHYEQQLVALFGSSDDLKH is encoded by the exons ATGAGCGCCGAGGTTCCGGTGGGTCTCACGGATCTTCTGATGGGTTTCACGCTGGAGGTTCTGAAGCAGAGACCCACAGATCTGCTCGAGTTCGCCGTTCAGCACTTCACGCGCTTGCGGGAGCGTCGGAGCCCCGTGCGCGCCTCTGGCCGCTCTCCGGTGACCCGTGGCGACGCGTTTGACCGCGGATCCGCCGCGACAGACTCGACTGAGGACgatgatgatgaagaagaaGATGCTTTTCCAGAGGACTTCACCTTTAAAC CACCTCCTACTAGTAAATGCAACAGAAGAGTTTCAG TGTGTGCAGAGGCTTATAACCCAGATGAAGATGAAGATGATGGGGTCGAGTCGAGGGTCGTTCACCCTAAAACTGAAGAGCAGCGCTGTCGACTTCAGGACGCCTGCAGAGAAACACTGCTGTTTAAAACACTGGAGCAG GATCAGTTTAATGAGGTGTTAGACAGCATGTTTGAAGTGCTGGTGAAACCTCACGAGTGCATCATAAATCAAGGGGATGATGGTGataatttttatgttattgaAAG GGGTGTGTTTGATATAATGATAGAGAAGGACGGAGTGACTCGCTGTGTGGGTCAATATGAAAATAAAGGAAGCTTTGGTGAACTTGCTCTAATGTATAACACACCTCGAGCGGCCACTATCATTGCCACACAGGACGGAGCGCTGTGGGCTTTG GACAGGGTCACGTTTCACAGACTCATTGTGAAAACTAATGCCAAGAAGAGGAGAATGTATGAGAGTTTTATTGAGAGTGTGCCGCTGTTAAGGTCTCTCCAG ttATCTGAACGAATGAAACTTGTTGATGTTTTGGGGATGAAATCCTTTAAAAACGGAGAACAGATCATAAAACAG GGTGATGAAGCCGACTGCTTTTATATTGTGGAGTCTGGGGAAGTTAAAATTATGATTAAGAGCAAA ACTAAAGCAGGCCAGCGGGTGAATGAGGAGGTTGAGATCGCCCGCTGCACTACAGGACAGTATTTCGGGGAACTGGCGCTGGTCACAAACAAACCCAGAGCTGCTTCTGTGTATGCATTTGGAGAGACCAGGTGTTTAG TGATTGATGTGCAAGCGTTTGAGCGTCTCTTGGGTTCGTGTAAGGAGATTCTGAAGAGGAACATCAGTCACTATGAGCAACAGCTGGTGGCTCTCTTTGGCTCCAGTGATGATCTTAAACATTAA
- the slc25a20 gene encoding mitochondrial carnitine/acylcarnitine carrier protein — protein MSKQQPISPMKNFFAGGFGGVCLVFAGHPLDTIKVRLQTQPKPRAGESLLYRGTFDCFKKTLAKEGVRGLYKGMAAPIIGVTPMFAVCFFGFGLGKKLQQKTPDDVLTYPQLFAAGMLSGVFTTAIMAPGERIKCLLQIQAASGEVKYNGPMDCVKQLYRESGIRGIYKGTALTLMRDVPASGMYFMTYEWLKKILTPEGKSPTELSVPSVLFAGGMAGIFNWAVAIPPDVLKSRFQTAPEGKYPNGFRDVLRELIREEGIGSLYKGFNAVMLRAFPANAACFLGFELAMKFLTWIAPNL, from the exons ATGTCGAAGCAGCAGCCGATCAGTCCGATGAAGAATTTCTTCGCCGGTGGATTCGGGGGAGTTTGTTTAGTGTTTGCTGGACACCCGCTGGACACTATcaaa GTGCGACTGCAGACGCAGCCAAAGCCTCGTGCAGGTGAATCGCTTCTTTACAGAGGCACATTTGACTGCTTTAAAAAAACCCTTGCAAAAGAG GGGGTCCGGGGTCTGTATAAGGGGATGGCGGCCCCTATCATCGGTGTCACACCCATGTTTGCTGTGTGTTTCTTTGGGTTTGGACTGGGCAAGAAACTGCAGCAGAAAACACCAGATGACGTTCTGAC ATATCCACAGTTGTTTGCGGCAGGAATGTTGTCAGGTGTGTTCACGACGGCCATCATGGCTCCAGGAGAGAGAATCAAATGTTTGCTGCAG aTCCAGGCCGCGTCAGGGGAGGTCAAGTACAACGGGCCGATGGACTGCGTCAAGCAGCTGTACAGAGAAAGTGGCATCCGTGGCATTTATAAAGGAACGGCACTGACGCTCATGAGAG ATGTGCCGGCGAGTGGAATGTACTTCATGACCTACGAGTGGCTGAAGAAGATTCTTACACCAGAAGGGAAGAG TCCGACCGAGTTGAGCGTTCCCAGTGTTCTGTTTGCCGGTGGGATGGCTGGAATCTTTAACTGGGCTGTGGCGATTCCTCCTGATGTCCTGAAGTCTCGTTTTCAGACAG ctcccGAGGGCAAATATCCCAATGGTTTTCGGGATGTCCTGAGAGAGTTGATTAGGGAGGAGGGGATCGGCTCGCTCTATAAAGGCTTCAATGCCGTGATGCTCCGAGCGTTTCCGGCCAATGCG GCTTGTTTTCTGGGTTTTGAATTGGCTATGAAGTTTTTGACCTGGATTGCTCCAAATCTGTGA